In the genome of Lacerta agilis isolate rLacAgi1 chromosome 2, rLacAgi1.pri, whole genome shotgun sequence, one region contains:
- the ALAS1 gene encoding 5-aminolevulinate synthase, nonspecific, mitochondrial, whose product MEAVVRRCPFLSRVSQAFLQKAGKSLLFYAQNCPKMMEVVTKPASRALSTSSAHCQQTEETTSTSEKAKNSPDVAQRNTSRSQLPLSHPPAASQSASQATVTKCPFLAAQMNEGNSNVFCKASLELQEDVEEMQAVRKEFAKTPESTVAVNTKMDGGKPNDGLLKKFQDMMLKQRPERVSHLLQENLPKSVSTFQYDQFFEKKIEEKRKDHTYRVFKTVNRRAQVFPMADDYSESHSSKKEVSVWCSNDYLGMSRHPRVCGAVMETLKQHGAGAGGTRNISGTSKFHVDLEKELADLHGKDAALLFSSCFVANDSTLFTLAKMLPGCEIYSDAGNHASMIQGIRNSRVPKHIFRHNDVGHLRELLKKSDPSTPKIVAFETVHSMDGAVCPLEELCDVAHEHGAITFVDEVHAVGLYGTHGGGIGDRDGVMNKMDIISGTLGKAFGCVGGYVASTSSLIDTVRSYAAGFIFTTSLPPMLLAGALESVRILKSAEGQVLRRQHQRNVKLMRQMLMDTGFPVVHCPSHIIPIRVSDAAKNTEICDKMMSQHSIYVQAINYPTVPRGEELLRIAPTPHHTPQMMNYFIENLLATWKEVGLELKPHSSAECNFCRRPLHFEVMSERERSYFSGMSKLVSATA is encoded by the exons ATGGAAGCTGTTGTTCGCCGCTGCCCATTCCTGTCAAGGGTATCCCAGGCTTTCCTGCAAAAGGCTGGCAAATCCCTTCTTTTCTATGCCCAAAACTGCCCTAAAATGATGGAAGTTGTGACTAAACCTGCTTCACGTGCCCTGAGTACTTCATCTGCTCACTGTCAGCAAACTGAAGAAACCACTTCTACTAGTGAGA AGGCCAAAAATTCACCAGATGTGGCCCAACGAAACACAAGCAGATCCCAACTTCCATTGAGCCACCCACCTGCTGCTAGCCAGAGTGCTAGCCAAGCCACTGTGACTAAATGCCCATTCTTGGCAGCACAGATGAACGAAGGGAACAGCAATGTTTTCTGCAAAGCTAGCCTGGAACTCCAGGAGGATGTGGAAGAAATGCAAGCAGTAAGAAAAG AATTTGCCAAAACACCAGAAAGTACTGTTGCGGTAAACACTAAAATGGATGGGGGAAAGCCAAATGATGGCTTGCTGAAGAAATTCCAAGATATGATGTTGAAACAGAGACCAGAAAGGGTGTCTCATCTGCTTCAGGAGAACTTACCAAAAT ctgtttcTACTTTCCAGTATGATCAGTTCTTTGAGAAAAAAAttgaggagaaaagaaaagatcatACCTACCGTGTGTTCAAAACTGTGAACCGAAGAGCCCAGGTTTTTCCCATGGCAGATGACTATTCAGAATCCCATAGCAGCAAGAAAGAGGTGTCTGTCTGGTGCAGCAATGATTATCTTGGGATGAGTCGTCATCCTAGAGTTTGTGGAGCGGTTAT ggaaaCACTGAAACAGCATGGTGCGGGAGCAGGAGGCACCAGGAATATTTCAGGAACCAGTAAATTCCATGTTGATCTTGAGAAAGAATTGGCTGATCTTCATGGAAAAGATGCTGCTCTGTTGTTCTCTTCTTGCTTTGTAGCAAATGATTCAACACTCTTCACACTAGCCAAAATGTTGCCAG GTTGTGAAATTTACTCGGATGCGGGAAACCACGCTTCTATGATTCAGGGGATTCGAAACAGCAGAGTGCCAAAGCACATTTTTCGCCATAACGATGTTGGTCATCTCCGAGAACTGTTGAAAAAATCGGATCCATCTACTCCCAAAATTGTTGCTTTTGAAACTGTCCACTCAATGGATG GTGCAGTCTGCCCATTGGAAGAGCTTTGTGATGTGGCTCATGAACATGGGGCAATCACCTTTGTAGATGAAGTACATGCCGTTGGGCTGTATGGAACTCACGGTGGAGGCATTGGAGACAGAGATGGGGTCATGAATAAAATGGATATCATCTCTGGAACGCTGG GCAAAGCCTTTGGCTGTGTAGGGGGTTACGTGGCCAGTACAAGTTCTCTGATAGACACTGTCCGTTCCTATGCTGCTGGCTTTATTTTTACAACGTCCCTGCCCCCCATGCTCTTAGCGGGCGCACTCGAGTCTGTGAGAATCCTCAAAAGTGCAGAGGGGCAAGTCCTTCGCCGCCAACATCAACGCAATGTTAAACTCATGAGACAGATGCTGATGGATACTGGCTTCCCTGTAGTGCACTGTCCCAGTCACATCATTCCTATCAGG GTTTCAGATGCTGCTAAAAATACTGAGATCTGTGACAAAATGATGAGCCAGCATAGCATCTACGTCCAAGCGATAAACTACCCCACTGTGCCACGTGGGGAAGAGCTGCTACGTATTGCCCCTACCCCACATCATACACCACAAATGATGAACTATTTTATTG AGAATCTGTTAGCTACTTGGAAGGAAGTTGGCCTGGAGCTGAAGCCACACTCCTCTGCTGAATGCAACTTCTGCAGGCGACCCCTTCACTTTGAAGTAATGAGTGAAAGGGAAAGATCCTACTTCAGTGGAATGAGCAAGCTTGTGTCAGCGACTGCATAA